A genomic region of Alnus glutinosa chromosome 11, dhAlnGlut1.1, whole genome shotgun sequence contains the following coding sequences:
- the LOC133881769 gene encoding uncharacterized protein At4g06744-like: MATISFLASLLLSTFLLHLCLFYGVGAGEPALRSNREALEIIIGGGGGSNNPAPPPPPEPDCPPPPAPPPPPSPPPPSPPPPSPPPPSPPPPSPPPPSPPPPSPPPPSPPPPSPPPPSPPPPSPPPPSPPPPPSPPPPSPPPPSPPPPSPPPPSPPPPSPPPPSPPPPSPPPPSPLPPPPGISPRVIKAYYVIREFKKKIKDGPKDVLKSWDRKDRDVCKFKGFSCAKYPTDKQQAVSGVDFNGYGFVGYNNQLPLSGFMERLEDITVFHANSNNFTGGVPREISKLPYFFELDLSNNKLQGQFPMEVLRAINLTFLDLRFNNLCGTVPPQVFLLDVDVIFINNNNFEQGLPYNLGSTPALYLTFANNKFTGPIPRSIGLASKTLLEVLFLNNTLTGCLPFEIGYLKKATVFDVSINYLTGPIPHSFQCLFKIEVLNLAENQFYGSVPEAICKLPNLDVFNISHNYFTQVGPECRKLIKKKVLNVKKNCIIDLPNQRPKAECAAFFSKHEFHRCPNEKSLNYIPCQNKYYSAPLGSSYHRPTVPAPSPLSYGTLKPHRL, encoded by the coding sequence ATGGCCACCATCTCTTTCCTTGCTTCACTTTTGCTTTCAACTTTCTTGCTTCATTTGTGCTTGTTCTATGGGGTCGGTGCCGGCGAGCCGGCTCTCAGGTCCAATAGGGAAGCATTGGAAATAATTataggtggtggtggtggtagcAATAATCCCGCTCCTCCTCCCCCACCTGAACCTGACTGTCCCCCACCTCCAGCGCCACCTCCGCCCCCGTCTCCGCCGCCCCCTTCTCCGCCTCCCCCATCTCCGCCGCCCCCATCTCCGCCTCCCCCATCTCCGCCGCCCCCATCTCCGCCGCCCCCTTCTCCGCCGCCCCCTTCTCCGCCGCCCCCTTCTCCGCCTCCCCCGTCTCCGCCTCCCCCGTCTCCGCCGCCCCCTTCTCCTCCGCCCCCACCGTCTCCGCCGCCCCCTTCTCCTCCGCCCCCGTCTCCACCGCCCCCTTCTCCTCCTCCCCCGTCTCCGCCGCCCCCATCTCCACCTCCCCCGTCTCCGCCGCCCCCATCTCCACCTCCCCCATCTCCTCTGCCTCCTCCACCTGGTATTAGCCCTCGAGTTATAAAAGCCTACTACGTAATTCgagagttcaaaaaaaaaatcaaagacgGCCCAAAAGACGTTTTGAAATCATGGGATCGCAAAGATAGAGACGTATGCAAGTTCAAAGGCTTCTCCTGCGCCAAGTATCCGACCGACAAACAACAAGCAGTTTCTGGAGTAGACTTCAACGGCTATGGCTTTGTTGGTTATAACAACCAGCTCCCACTCTCCGGGTTCATGGAAAGGTTGGAAGACATAACCGTGTTCCACGCGAACTCCAACAATTTCACTGGTGGCGTCCCCCGGGagatctccaagcttccgtaCTTCTTCGAGCTAGATCTTAGCAACAACAAGTTACAGGGCCAGTTCCCAATGGAAGTTCTTCGTGCCATAAACCTGACCTTCTTGGACCTCCGGTTTAACAATTTGTGTGGCACGGTTCCCCCCCAAGTGTTCTTGCTAGATGTGGACGTAATcttcatcaacaacaacaatttTGAGCAAGGGCTTCCTTACAATCTTGGCTCTACACCAGCCCTTTATCTCACTTTTGCCAACAACAAATTCACTGGGCCAATCCCACGAAGCATTGGCCTAGCTAGCAAAACCCTCCTTGAGGTGCTCTTCTTGAACAACACGCTCACAGGATGCTTGCCATTTGAGATTGGCTACCTGAAAAAGGCCACTGTTTTTGATGTGAGCATCAATTACTTGACGGGTCCAATACCCCACTCATTTCAGTGCCTGTTTAAAATAGAGGTGCTTAACCTGGCTGAGAACCAGTTCTATGGGTCGGTCCCGGAGGCAATCTGCAAGCTGCCTAACCTAGATGTCTTCAATATATCACACAACTACTTCACCCAGGTTGGTCCTGAATGCAGGAAGTTGATCAAGAAAAAGGTTCTTAATGTAAAAAAGAATTGCATTATAGACCTTCCAAATCAGAGACCAAAAGCTGAATGTGCTGCATTTTTCTCTAAGCACGAGTTCCACCGGTGCCCCAACGAGAAGTCCCTAAATTACATTCCTTGTCAGAATAAGTATTATTCAGCTCCCCTTGGTTCGTCCTATCATCGACCAACGGTTCCAGCCCCCTCACCACTTTCCTATGGCACTCTCAAACCGCATAGGCTGTGA